In one window of Pirellulales bacterium DNA:
- a CDS encoding Swt1 family HEPN domain-containing protein gives MKDDSLYAFMYRGMLTKTAVRLASRQMKSEADSIGAVATRLPFDLLEEQIVQRAKEMAVVFSAITAFENSVRAFVEKRLLEEIGDDWWTKCVPEKRRQKAESRRDEENKIRWHAKRGSSLLEYTDIEDLSAIFTTNQDVFLPIVQSIDWVKNIFKTVELSRNIIMHSGYLEAEDVERLGMSMRDWLAQIGA, from the coding sequence ATGAAAGACGATTCTCTCTACGCGTTTATGTACCGGGGAATGCTCACCAAGACGGCAGTGCGATTAGCAAGCCGCCAAATGAAGTCCGAAGCGGATAGCATCGGCGCGGTGGCGACGCGTCTTCCGTTCGACCTTCTCGAAGAGCAGATTGTTCAACGAGCCAAGGAGATGGCGGTAGTATTCTCAGCGATTACGGCTTTTGAAAACTCGGTGCGTGCATTTGTCGAAAAACGCCTGCTTGAAGAAATAGGCGATGACTGGTGGACGAAGTGTGTACCCGAGAAGCGCCGCCAAAAGGCTGAAAGCCGACGAGACGAGGAAAACAAGATTCGCTGGCACGCGAAGCGAGGGTCATCCCTACTTGAATACACGGACATTGAGGATCTGTCGGCAATCTTCACCACGAATCAGGACGTATTTCTACCAATCGTGCAATCGATTGATTGGGTGAAGAATATCTTCAAAACGGTTGAATTGTCTCGCAATATCATTATGCACAGTGGCTATCTGGAGGCCGAAGACGTCGAGCGACTTGGCATGAGCATGCGAGATTGGCTCGCACAAATCGGTGCCTAA
- a CDS encoding deoxyribonuclease IV — protein sequence MPILGAHMSIAGGYYKAVEIAARCGCDCVQLFTKNNNQWRAKPITADDVARFRDALRELKITHPIAHDSYLINLASPDDTLWQKSIDAFAEELRRAHLLGIPYVVTHPGASTTSDDETGLKRIIQALDEVHAQTPDITSQCLLENTAGQGSNLGWKFEHLATILDGVRDPDRLGVCIDTCHTLAAGYPLGTQKDYRATMAALDKTVGVKQVKAFHLNDSKRELGSRVDRHEQIGEGHLGLEPFRFLLNDPRFRKVPMYLETPKGQKHGVELDVINLQRLRSLVEK from the coding sequence ATGCCGATTCTGGGTGCCCATATGTCGATTGCCGGCGGCTATTACAAGGCCGTCGAGATTGCCGCGCGCTGCGGTTGCGATTGCGTGCAGTTGTTCACGAAGAACAACAACCAATGGCGGGCCAAGCCCATCACCGCCGACGACGTCGCGCGGTTTCGCGACGCTTTGCGCGAATTGAAGATCACGCACCCCATCGCGCACGATTCGTACCTGATCAACCTGGCCAGCCCGGACGATACGCTGTGGCAGAAATCGATCGACGCTTTTGCCGAGGAGCTACGCCGCGCCCACCTGCTGGGCATTCCCTACGTCGTCACGCACCCCGGCGCTTCGACAACCTCGGACGATGAGACGGGACTGAAGCGCATCATTCAAGCCCTCGATGAAGTACACGCACAAACGCCTGACATCACGAGCCAGTGTTTGCTGGAAAACACCGCCGGGCAGGGTTCGAACCTGGGCTGGAAGTTCGAGCACCTGGCCACGATCCTCGACGGCGTGCGCGACCCCGACCGGCTGGGCGTGTGCATCGACACCTGCCACACACTGGCCGCCGGCTACCCGCTGGGCACGCAAAAGGATTATCGGGCCACCATGGCCGCGCTCGACAAGACGGTCGGCGTGAAACAGGTGAAGGCCTTTCACCTCAACGACAGCAAGCGCGAGTTGGGCTCGCGCGTCGACCGGCACGAGCAGATCGGCGAAGGGCACCTGGGCCTCGAGCCGTTTCGCTTTCTCCTGAACGATCCGCGTTTTCGCAAGGTGCCGATGTACCTGGAAACGCCCAAGGGCCAGAAACACGGCGTCGAGCTCGACGTGATCAACCTCCAGCGGCTGCGGTCGCTGGTCGAGAAGTGA
- a CDS encoding DUF5343 domain-containing protein: MTNYLVKTGNAEEFFNALRTAKAPERFTTRFLKDLEFSSSNDRLYIGVLKGLGFLDDNGVPQQRYFNFLDQAQSAAVLAEAIEDAYADLFAINRAAQTLEVEEVRGKFKTLTQGQKSDNVINWMANTFYTLCGLADWSRKPKDQKQPPPEEDKKPPEVPAAPLSSAPLQLHYNIQIVLPESRDQAVYDALFSSLRRHLA, encoded by the coding sequence ATGACCAACTACCTGGTGAAAACGGGGAACGCCGAAGAGTTCTTTAATGCGCTCCGCACGGCTAAGGCGCCCGAGCGATTCACGACCAGATTTCTCAAAGACTTGGAATTCAGCAGCAGCAACGATCGACTTTATATCGGTGTGCTTAAGGGGCTGGGCTTTTTGGACGATAATGGTGTTCCGCAGCAGAGGTATTTCAACTTTCTAGATCAAGCGCAATCTGCGGCGGTGCTTGCCGAAGCTATCGAAGATGCTTACGCAGATTTGTTTGCCATAAATCGCGCTGCGCAAACGCTCGAAGTTGAAGAAGTGCGAGGGAAATTCAAGACTCTAACACAAGGCCAAAAGTCGGATAACGTGATCAATTGGATGGCAAACACGTTTTACACACTCTGTGGTCTTGCCGATTGGTCGCGCAAACCAAAGGACCAGAAGCAACCGCCGCCTGAAGAGGATAAAAAGCCGCCAGAAGTACCAGCAGCGCCGCTCAGCAGCGCACCATTGCAGTTGCATTACAACATCCAAATCGTTCTGCCAGAGTCGCGGGATCAAGCGGTTTACGATGCCCTCTTCTCTAGCCTTCGCAGGCATCTTGCATGA
- a CDS encoding glycosyltransferase family 2 protein, with amino-acid sequence MAAHHDPCASAAKQRVSVVIAAYNEESTIATILRSLLGLPVDLAEIVVVDDGSTDRTAEIVWGFVETDPRVHLICQPRNMGKTSAIARAISEASGDIVIVQDADLEYDPAEIPDVLAPILQGQADVVYGSRFMVRKASRVLYFYHYLANRGLTFLSNVLTNRNMTDIETCYKAFRTGVIKPLTLTSKGFGMEVEITAMVCKTHARTYEVPISYYGRTYEEGKKIGMRDGIMALYYIAYYNLVKPRTAAGRRYIQAVNAFLAEHKPSHAESTAKADSLEPVSKGR; translated from the coding sequence ATGGCCGCGCACCATGATCCGTGTGCATCGGCCGCCAAGCAACGCGTCTCGGTCGTTATTGCCGCGTACAACGAAGAAAGTACGATCGCGACCATCCTGCGGAGCCTGCTTGGATTGCCCGTCGACCTTGCCGAGATCGTCGTCGTCGACGACGGATCCACCGATCGAACGGCCGAGATCGTGTGGGGGTTCGTCGAGACCGATCCGCGCGTGCATTTGATTTGCCAACCGCGCAACATGGGCAAGACCAGCGCCATAGCCCGGGCGATCTCCGAAGCCAGCGGCGACATCGTGATCGTGCAGGACGCCGATCTCGAGTACGACCCGGCCGAGATCCCCGACGTCCTGGCTCCCATTCTCCAAGGGCAGGCCGACGTGGTGTACGGCAGCCGCTTCATGGTTCGCAAGGCATCGCGCGTGCTGTATTTCTACCACTACCTGGCGAATCGCGGCTTGACGTTCCTTTCCAACGTGCTGACCAACCGCAACATGACCGATATCGAAACCTGCTACAAAGCCTTTCGCACGGGCGTAATCAAGCCGCTGACGCTGACGAGCAAAGGCTTCGGCATGGAGGTCGAGATCACGGCCATGGTGTGTAAGACGCACGCCCGCACGTACGAGGTGCCGATTTCTTACTACGGGCGCACGTACGAAGAGGGGAAGAAGATCGGCATGCGCGATGGCATCATGGCCCTCTACTACATCGCGTACTACAACCTGGTAAAGCCGCGCACGGCCGCCGGTCGCCGCTATATCCAAGCGGTCAACGCCTTCCTGGCCGAGCACAAGCCGTCGCACGCCGAATCGACGGCCAAGGCCGACTCGCTCGAACCGGTTTCGAAAGGTCGGTAG
- a CDS encoding potassium channel family protein — MAVVLVIASVCLLALVLLDGFETMVLPRRVTRRFRLTRFFYRGLWVPWRLIAMRLPRGRMREGCLSIFGPLSILLLFACWMAALTVAFACLHWSLGTILHMPGDEQMQWTEYLYMSGTTIFTLGYGDVVPLDAVGRFLAVAEAGIGFGFLAVVIGYLPVLYQAFSRRETIISMLDARAGSPPSGGALLVRAAESHDVEAIRRFLQDLEQWSAEVLESHLSFPVLSFYRSQHDNQSWLAALTAALDACALIIAMIKDVAPYQAQLTFAMARHAAVDLVLVFHVPPDIDAHGRMTDTALSHLRAALAKANIPLHDEATAAAKFAELRAMYEPFVVALGWYFVFAVPPVFRETETVDNWQTSAWMRRTVGIGKLRARPPSDEHFA; from the coding sequence ATGGCCGTCGTTCTTGTCATCGCGAGCGTATGCCTGCTCGCGCTTGTGCTCTTGGATGGTTTCGAGACCATGGTCTTGCCGCGGCGCGTCACGCGGCGCTTTCGGCTGACGCGCTTCTTTTATCGCGGCCTATGGGTCCCCTGGCGACTGATCGCCATGCGCTTGCCGCGCGGCCGAATGCGCGAAGGCTGTCTGAGCATCTTCGGGCCGCTGTCGATTCTGCTGTTGTTTGCCTGTTGGATGGCGGCTTTGACCGTGGCCTTTGCCTGCCTGCACTGGTCGTTGGGGACCATCTTGCACATGCCCGGCGACGAGCAGATGCAGTGGACCGAGTACCTGTACATGAGCGGAACCACGATCTTCACGCTCGGCTACGGCGATGTCGTGCCGCTCGACGCCGTGGGCCGGTTCCTGGCCGTGGCCGAAGCGGGCATCGGCTTTGGCTTCCTGGCCGTGGTCATCGGTTACCTGCCTGTGCTGTACCAGGCATTCTCGCGCCGCGAGACGATCATCTCGATGCTCGACGCGCGGGCCGGATCGCCGCCGTCCGGCGGCGCGCTGTTGGTGCGTGCCGCGGAAAGCCATGACGTGGAGGCCATTCGCCGGTTCTTGCAAGATCTGGAACAGTGGTCGGCCGAAGTCCTGGAAAGCCACTTGTCGTTTCCCGTGCTGAGCTTCTATCGCTCGCAGCACGACAACCAATCGTGGCTGGCGGCACTCACGGCCGCGCTCGACGCCTGTGCGCTCATCATCGCAATGATCAAGGACGTTGCGCCGTACCAGGCGCAGCTGACCTTCGCCATGGCGCGGCACGCGGCCGTGGACCTGGTGCTCGTGTTCCACGTTCCGCCGGACATCGATGCCCATGGGCGCATGACGGACACGGCCCTCTCCCATCTGCGGGCCGCGCTCGCGAAAGCGAACATTCCCTTGCACGACGAAGCGACGGCCGCCGCCAAGTTTGCCGAGTTGCGGGCGATGTACGAACCGTTCGTCGTGGCGCTGGGTTGGTATTTTGTGTTCGCCGTGCCGCCGGTATTTCGCGAGACCGAAACGGTCGACAACTGGCAAACCAGCGCCTGGATGCGGCGCACCGTGGGCATCGGCAAGCTGCGCGCCCGGCCGCCGAGCGACGAGCATTTCGCGTGA
- a CDS encoding YCF48-related protein, which yields MDGLLPRLLLTLPLALVTIVSSAPRAGAADGENTLARAMLEDAELHDVAFVDSEHGWAVGDRGAIWKTENGGQSWALVPSGVTCTLRSVHFNDLDNGWAAGGDYRPYVSANKGVLLRTYDGGRTWEADKGILLATVRAVKFFGPQGWALTESSPLFPSGVFYTDNEGRSWTPLADREPGDWSVAAFADAQGAALAGGRGARAAVNHRRLEPWQQAEYGLREPRALCLAGAREGWLAGDGGLLLTSRDGGQSWERAPQDPPAAEQFDFRAVEARQSHVWVAGAPGTRVWHSPDGGTTWESQATGQSLPVNRLQFTDERHGWAVGALGTILVTIDGGRTWQKQHGARERAALMAVYSDAERVPLEAVARLAANEGFITSIELIARRDAEPDTDPVAIQAPRDRAAFLAIGASAIERPWGFPLRQPGVHTAVETLVDGWNRMYAGQGVERLEEYLVRQLRIWRPDVVLTSAASPAGEDPLGHLVNQVVLRAIADASSNEKFPELDAAGLAPWTVKKVAGSLPSGKLGTMNVNTSQLAPRLTRSLADYAGAARGLLADRYTAPPNAWGFRLYVDNIGQGLGQQDFFSGLSLAPGCDARRELPSMGRAGMDTMRQIAEKHRNLQAILAHSQRADHGGPALLGQIGDLIRGLDPETAGQTLFELAQTYRNDGHWDYAASTLQLLTEKFPNHALCVPALAWLVPYWSSGEALARTQSSDEPRLKPLARVPGGVRPIGDSIPPAAQVLPGGIQQAGYRETTAAVSNVARRAARAIEFGKLLERIDAQAWSDFHVQFPLATARQRAAGAGADPDRFYGMIAKTRPHDAWWGCARGEQWLLDGNGAAPKSAAIVRKTAAKPRLDGDLTDDAWQQADRLELTSPLSDDAQWPATVMLAYDEEFLYVAIDCRCAPLARYPSESRTRERDADLDAHDRVELRLDVDRDWTTFYRLAVDHRGWTSDDCWGDPSWNPRWFVAQSRGEENWTIEAALPLGHLSAEPVGPKTVWALGLQRIVPGVGLQSWTRPATVAGTRQGGGYLIFE from the coding sequence ATGGATGGTTTGTTGCCGCGGCTGTTGCTCACCCTGCCGCTGGCGCTTGTCACGATCGTAAGCTCCGCCCCGCGAGCCGGCGCCGCCGACGGCGAGAACACGCTCGCTCGAGCGATGCTCGAAGACGCCGAGTTGCACGACGTTGCCTTCGTCGATTCGGAGCACGGCTGGGCCGTGGGGGATCGCGGCGCGATCTGGAAAACCGAAAACGGCGGGCAATCGTGGGCGCTCGTTCCCTCGGGCGTGACCTGCACGCTCCGCAGCGTTCATTTCAACGACCTCGACAACGGCTGGGCGGCCGGCGGCGACTATCGCCCTTACGTCAGCGCGAACAAGGGCGTCCTGCTGCGCACCTACGACGGCGGTCGCACCTGGGAAGCCGACAAGGGGATCCTGCTCGCGACGGTTCGCGCCGTGAAGTTCTTTGGCCCACAGGGTTGGGCGTTGACCGAATCGTCTCCCTTGTTTCCGTCCGGCGTGTTCTATACGGACAACGAAGGTCGCTCTTGGACGCCGCTAGCGGATCGCGAGCCGGGCGATTGGTCGGTCGCCGCCTTTGCCGACGCGCAAGGAGCCGCGCTGGCCGGGGGGCGCGGCGCGCGGGCCGCCGTGAACCACCGGCGACTCGAACCGTGGCAACAAGCGGAGTACGGCCTGCGCGAGCCACGTGCCCTGTGTCTTGCCGGCGCGCGCGAGGGATGGCTGGCCGGCGACGGTGGACTGCTGCTTACCTCGCGCGATGGCGGCCAGTCATGGGAGCGCGCACCGCAGGATCCGCCCGCCGCGGAACAATTCGATTTCCGCGCCGTCGAGGCGCGCCAATCACACGTGTGGGTCGCCGGCGCCCCCGGCACGCGCGTGTGGCACTCGCCCGACGGCGGCACGACCTGGGAAAGCCAGGCGACGGGGCAATCGCTGCCTGTCAATCGGTTGCAATTCACCGACGAGCGGCATGGCTGGGCCGTCGGAGCGCTCGGCACCATCCTGGTCACAATCGACGGCGGCCGCACCTGGCAAAAACAGCACGGCGCCCGCGAGCGCGCGGCGCTCATGGCCGTGTACAGCGACGCCGAGCGCGTGCCGCTGGAGGCCGTGGCGCGGCTGGCCGCCAACGAAGGCTTCATCACGAGCATCGAGCTGATCGCCCGGCGCGACGCCGAGCCTGACACCGATCCCGTCGCGATTCAGGCGCCGCGTGATCGGGCCGCTTTCTTGGCAATTGGCGCAAGCGCCATCGAGCGACCGTGGGGCTTTCCGCTACGGCAGCCGGGAGTACACACCGCGGTCGAGACGTTGGTCGATGGCTGGAACCGCATGTACGCCGGCCAGGGAGTCGAACGGCTGGAAGAGTATCTCGTCAGGCAATTGCGCATCTGGCGGCCTGACGTCGTGCTGACTTCGGCCGCCAGTCCGGCCGGCGAAGATCCGCTCGGGCACCTGGTGAATCAGGTCGTGCTGCGTGCCATCGCGGATGCCAGCAGCAACGAAAAGTTCCCCGAGCTGGACGCAGCGGGGCTTGCTCCCTGGACCGTCAAGAAAGTCGCCGGCAGCTTGCCGTCGGGCAAGCTTGGCACGATGAACGTCAATACTTCGCAGCTCGCTCCAAGACTAACGCGCTCGCTGGCCGACTACGCCGGCGCGGCGCGCGGACTCCTGGCCGATCGCTACACCGCGCCCCCTAACGCCTGGGGCTTTCGTTTGTATGTCGACAACATCGGGCAGGGGTTGGGGCAGCAGGATTTCTTCAGCGGGCTGTCGCTGGCTCCCGGTTGCGACGCGCGGCGCGAGCTTCCCTCGATGGGACGCGCCGGCATGGATACGATGCGGCAGATCGCCGAAAAGCATCGCAACCTGCAAGCCATCCTGGCTCACTCCCAGCGCGCCGACCACGGCGGCCCGGCGCTGTTGGGGCAGATCGGCGATTTGATTCGCGGGCTCGATCCGGAAACCGCCGGCCAGACATTATTCGAGCTGGCGCAAACCTACCGCAATGACGGACACTGGGACTACGCCGCGTCGACGTTGCAATTGCTGACCGAAAAATTTCCGAATCACGCTCTTTGCGTACCGGCGCTCGCGTGGCTTGTGCCATATTGGTCGAGCGGCGAGGCGCTCGCGCGCACGCAGTCGTCCGACGAACCGCGGCTGAAGCCGCTGGCCCGCGTCCCCGGAGGTGTCCGACCGATCGGCGACTCGATTCCGCCTGCCGCCCAGGTCTTGCCAGGCGGTATCCAACAAGCCGGGTACCGTGAAACAACTGCGGCCGTGAGCAACGTTGCCCGGCGGGCCGCGCGAGCCATCGAGTTCGGCAAGCTGCTGGAGCGCATCGACGCCCAGGCGTGGAGTGATTTTCACGTGCAGTTTCCGCTCGCCACGGCGCGGCAGCGCGCGGCGGGCGCGGGCGCGGATCCGGATCGCTTCTACGGCATGATTGCCAAGACTCGACCGCACGACGCCTGGTGGGGCTGCGCGCGCGGTGAGCAATGGTTGCTCGACGGCAACGGCGCGGCGCCGAAATCGGCCGCCATCGTGCGGAAAACGGCCGCCAAGCCACGCCTCGACGGAGACCTGACCGACGACGCGTGGCAGCAGGCCGACCGTTTGGAGCTCACCAGCCCGCTGTCGGATGATGCCCAGTGGCCGGCCACCGTGATGCTGGCCTACGACGAAGAGTTTCTGTACGTGGCCATTGATTGCCGCTGCGCGCCCTTGGCCAGGTACCCGTCCGAGTCGCGCACCCGCGAGCGCGACGCCGATCTCGACGCCCACGATCGGGTCGAGCTGCGATTGGATGTCGATCGCGATTGGACCACGTTCTACCGACTGGCGGTCGATCATCGCGGCTGGACGTCGGACGATTGTTGGGGCGACCCGAGCTGGAACCCGCGCTGGTTCGTGGCCCAGTCGCGCGGGGAGGAGAATTGGACGATCGAGGCGGCGCTTCCTCTCGGCCATCTCTCGGCCGAGCCGGTCGGGCCAAAAACGGTCTGGGCGCTCGGTTTACAGCGAATCGTGCCGGGGGTCGGCCTGCAATCGTGGACGCGCCCGGCTACGGTCGCCGGCACGCGGCAGGGCGGCGGGTATTTAATCTTTGAATAA
- a CDS encoding POT family MFS transporter, with amino-acid sequence MSTTYRTVPEDTDRMPSGVPYIIGNEAAERFSYYGMRSILVTYMTMYLVDVHGRPTPMTEDEATAATSFFYSAVYFCPMLGALLSDGLLGKYRTIFWVSLIYCLGHLVLSIGGTQIGNAMGLAPLAALQLGLALIAFGSGGIKPCVSANVGDQFGERNRHLLERVYSWFYFSINFGSSFSTILIPWLLHDERFGPHVAFGVPGILMGVATLIFWLGRKRFVHAPPGGLNFVREVFTADGLRALRTPIVVTLFVAIFWSLYDQSSTKWILQARNMDRHAFGIEWHPEQIHTLNPILILIFIPIFSYAIYPAVNRVYRLTPVRKIAIGLFLTALAFVVSGWIQVMIDREQTPTIYWQGLAYVVLTAAEVMVSITGLEFSYSVAPKSMKSVVMAIWLLSNSLGNAVTALVNTLIQSEEGPSRLSGASYYWFFTGLMLVAAVGFALASLTFPKTEAAETAAA; translated from the coding sequence ATGTCGACGACGTACCGCACGGTGCCGGAAGATACCGATCGGATGCCCAGCGGCGTCCCGTACATCATCGGTAACGAGGCGGCCGAGCGTTTCAGCTACTACGGGATGCGGTCGATCCTGGTCACGTACATGACCATGTACCTGGTCGACGTCCACGGACGGCCGACGCCGATGACCGAGGACGAGGCCACGGCCGCCACGTCGTTCTTCTACTCGGCCGTCTATTTCTGCCCGATGCTCGGGGCGCTCTTGTCCGACGGTCTGCTGGGAAAATATCGGACGATTTTCTGGGTCTCGCTCATCTACTGCCTGGGGCACCTGGTGCTGTCGATTGGCGGCACACAAATCGGCAATGCAATGGGGCTCGCGCCGCTTGCGGCACTGCAGTTGGGACTCGCGCTGATCGCGTTCGGCTCGGGCGGCATCAAGCCGTGCGTGTCGGCGAACGTCGGCGATCAATTCGGCGAGCGCAATCGCCACCTGCTGGAGCGCGTGTATTCATGGTTTTACTTCTCCATCAACTTCGGCTCCTCCTTTTCCACGATCTTGATTCCGTGGCTGCTGCACGATGAAAGGTTCGGGCCCCACGTCGCTTTTGGCGTGCCGGGCATCTTGATGGGGGTGGCCACGCTCATCTTCTGGCTCGGCCGCAAGCGATTCGTACACGCTCCGCCTGGCGGGTTGAACTTCGTTCGCGAAGTATTCACGGCCGATGGTTTGCGCGCACTGCGCACGCCGATCGTTGTCACTTTATTCGTGGCCATCTTCTGGAGCCTGTACGACCAAAGCAGCACGAAATGGATTCTGCAGGCCAGGAACATGGATCGCCACGCCTTTGGAATCGAGTGGCATCCCGAACAGATTCATACGCTCAATCCCATCTTGATTCTGATTTTCATTCCCATATTCTCCTACGCGATCTACCCGGCCGTGAATCGGGTGTATCGACTCACGCCCGTGCGCAAAATCGCGATCGGACTGTTCCTGACGGCGCTGGCCTTCGTCGTGTCGGGCTGGATACAGGTGATGATCGACCGTGAACAGACGCCCACGATCTACTGGCAGGGGCTGGCCTACGTCGTGCTGACAGCCGCGGAAGTGATGGTCTCGATCACGGGTCTCGAGTTTTCGTACAGCGTCGCGCCCAAGAGCATGAAGTCGGTGGTCATGGCGATCTGGCTGTTGTCGAATTCCCTGGGGAACGCCGTCACGGCACTGGTGAACACCCTCATTCAATCCGAGGAAGGTCCAAGCAGGCTGTCGGGCGCGAGCTACTACTGGTTCTTCACCGGCCTGATGCTCGTGGCAGCCGTGGGGTTTGCACTGGCGTCACTGACGTTTCCCAAGACCGAAGCTGCCGAGACGGCGGCAGCGTAG
- a CDS encoding histidine phosphatase family protein has product MFIYIVRHAWAGQHGDPAYPDDSLRPLTDKGKKRFRRMVKKLVKREFLPTAVATSSLVRARQTADIICDVCPGSPALAVLADLSPGGRLEPLLQWTREQSGDVAWVGHAPDVESLAADLMGASNGQIGCEKGAVAAVRFAGPIAAGAGELVWLATADLLRC; this is encoded by the coding sequence ATGTTCATCTATATTGTTCGCCACGCCTGGGCCGGGCAGCACGGCGATCCTGCGTATCCGGACGATTCTCTGCGGCCGCTGACGGACAAGGGGAAAAAGCGGTTTCGACGCATGGTGAAGAAACTCGTCAAGCGCGAGTTTCTGCCCACGGCCGTGGCGACGAGCTCCTTGGTTCGTGCCCGGCAAACGGCCGACATCATCTGCGACGTTTGCCCAGGCTCGCCTGCGCTCGCCGTGCTGGCCGATTTGTCGCCCGGCGGCCGGCTGGAGCCGCTGTTGCAATGGACGCGCGAACAATCGGGCGACGTGGCCTGGGTCGGTCATGCGCCGGACGTCGAGAGCCTGGCGGCCGATCTGATGGGGGCGAGTAATGGACAGATCGGCTGTGAGAAAGGGGCCGTGGCGGCGGTTCGCTTTGCGGGGCCGATTGCTGCCGGCGCTGGCGAGTTGGTCTGGCTGGCGACGGCCGACCTGCTGCGCTGTTAA
- a CDS encoding RluA family pseudouridine synthase — MIDDQVELLYEAGPVLVVCKPAGLLTQAPPAIDSLESRLKSWIKRRDNKPGNVYLGVPHRLDRPVSGALIFARHARAARRLSEQFEGRLVRKIYWACVAGSVAPDAGTWTDFVRKVPGEPRAEIVTAGHAEGREAVLHYRVLARHGWGTWLEIELETGRTHQIRIQCGSRGHPVLGDTLYGAAELFGPEHEDERLRAIALHGRSVTFRHPMTQEMVSILAPLPDPWRQLGLAPPDDAQRP; from the coding sequence ATGATCGACGACCAGGTTGAGCTGTTGTACGAAGCCGGGCCGGTGCTGGTCGTTTGCAAGCCGGCCGGACTGCTTACCCAAGCGCCGCCGGCCATCGACAGCCTCGAGTCGCGCCTCAAATCCTGGATCAAGCGCCGCGACAACAAGCCGGGCAACGTCTACTTGGGCGTGCCGCACCGGCTCGATCGGCCCGTCTCCGGGGCATTAATCTTTGCGCGGCACGCCCGGGCCGCGCGGCGCCTCTCGGAGCAGTTCGAAGGGCGCTTGGTGCGGAAGATCTATTGGGCCTGCGTCGCCGGCTCGGTCGCGCCCGACGCCGGCACCTGGACCGATTTCGTTCGCAAAGTTCCGGGCGAGCCACGCGCCGAAATCGTCACGGCCGGCCATGCCGAGGGTCGCGAGGCGGTGCTGCACTACCGCGTCCTGGCCCGGCACGGCTGGGGCACGTGGCTCGAAATCGAGCTGGAGACCGGCCGCACGCACCAGATTCGCATCCAGTGCGGTTCACGCGGCCACCCGGTGTTGGGGGATACGCTCTATGGCGCGGCCGAGCTGTTCGGGCCGGAGCACGAAGACGAGCGGTTGCGTGCGATCGCCTTGCACGGCCGGAGCGTGACGTTTCGCCATCCCATGACGCAAGAGATGGTGTCGATCTTGGCGCCGTTGCCCGACCCCTGGCGGCAACTCGGCCTGGCCCCGCCCGACGACGCGCAGCGCCCTTGA